gctctgacacagacactggttgaaacaacaggagaggcttcagacgtgatcggcccaaaagagctgcatgcgaggatccaggaaaggtctgtcatcgaggaacaactgtcccattgaaaggcttcacccactggcgctcacatcagactgatggttggggaaggaggaaggtgacggttccttttcacgtgacgtacaagacggtaccgcaaacacacacacacacattcatacacgcaatgaagaaacacgcttacagctgatacacgctcaaattcatgttcatgcttatctgctcgcaatgaagaatcgctttttgcttaaaaaaatcccacagagtgattttaaaatgatgacaaacagctaaatgacaattgctgcatgactttacagtctgatgggtttaaactattttaacttgcaacaaattcagtaataaaatcctctatgtttctaaaagggtttgtgcacaatataggtttgtctggccagactatagaaaaacaaaatcagactatagaaaaacaaaacagactataggaaaacaaaacagactgtagaaaaaacaaaaccagaccataggaagactgaaaccgactgaaacagactattaatgactattaaagggaagacgactattagagagaagtaataataattactgtacgtaccagactattaaagaaaacttattttttcactgtcttgtgcaacatctgacagcaagacaccttaacattcatttttgctttcaaacttatgcccagttaaatttttaggaagagatctcgtgtagtttagatatttgattgatttccactccagacggagtgcaggttacatctacagacattctaaataatccctcttttgttggtgttaacttcagctcagctgtgctcttatcattggctgctgagggggggctgtaactgaggccctcacacaggctgcatcacagcttgtttatgatttcacacacacacacaaactgacctcaacttccctcttttgggatgaacacaggtctgcgcttgcgattttttttactaacgaacaaaaaagatttttgatgtttattctacagttccacacgtccctctgtgaaaacatgatggaggcagacgcaggacgtgggtcctttcgtgatcagatgtcaacggggtggagactggtgaacgacttctgaccccatgtgacgtatttacccacattacatgcttttgtttttatttttatttttcagaggacgctctgacccaacactcagccttacaggaagccctgcttccctgtggctcacacacagacatgatgtaggtttgatcagaggatgtgaaccagtggtcatcacacctaaatctgaccacagaccatgtaaacaacaacaccctcttaaaggaagctatagatggcgttactgcagacaccactaagctactgaaacattggatgctacaggccacaaagagagcctgtctaaattacagttagttcagacaaaggttattttctgggtcattgtaattacagctgatggcaaatccatctcacccaacagagttagagcaatttgaaacctgcctaaaccgtgcacgtaaaaacagctgatgtcttttctaggtttttgttcttattgtaggaacttcattcctaattttactgtctttgaggccccactcagggttctgatgcagacgtcttcatcgtccacttcttgtctcacgtggacgtctgaggctgaacaacgttcactgacctcatgcttgctcttcagtcgactcctactttgggtcttcctgatctgaccctacgcgacctttcactcaaacagtggatgagaaatcaggttgtacgacttctgttcttttgtcctcatactttgattcttttggaatagatcacatctttctacagcccgatggcttagatgcaacaccaccttgctcaacatgctgaaaattactatcaagagtccgtcgtgaagtctggctctttgctaagacactactctgctcaggctgcagagttgattgcgttgactgaagctagtaaactagcagaaggagagtctgttaccatctacagactccacagatgcttgtcacacgttggttctctgtggaagcatgggaagcttttaagtctgattgcaaacctatctcacatcatgattaggttctgctttgctggacgctgtcctgctgcctacagctaatgctgtttgtaactgtcccactcacaacatcatagacaactttgtttctgccgacatgcagctgcagacgctgctgcgaaggtcactgcccaacaacccctccctctcctgatcctcatttctctctctagctctctctatcctttccaactttctctccctgtgctttaaacattttctacctcgcaggaacacagactctggctgacgaatggttccacctgtagccatggagtctggtttgggcctgatgacacgccgtgccgcccaaacaccttttccccataattcagatttcccaacaggtgaaagcaggcgacaggaccattacaccatccaaccaggagactgggtgatcgttaaggagttcaggaggaagcactgggactccaaacggtggcgaggccacttccaggtccttctgacgacccacacggctgtaaagatcgcagagagagagacttggaccaactccatccaggaaggtcccggatccgacagacgaccctccatctacaccacacggagaaaaccaccactgacataaagaactgagaaggacgaccctcgctgtgctcacacacgcactgaggcgaggctgcgttgaccattcagctaaaggtgtgagccaagcgccgcctgaagctgcgccggtgaatcacactatcagaccaacatctacacacacgctcctgagaaaacacacacacgagcagccttgagttgccgacgctggacgacgtgtagactcttcacatcacgggagtgacagtgactcagacaacattgggaggaaacctgactgtgataacgaaccccaagtgtctctgtgatcagctgatcacaacctgaagaactccaacgaactggcaatacatcaacacacaggttggaaacaatctaacgctactgttcaataagaagaagcagattgttacgagacatcaattgtaaacatgttGTGTTAGACCTTAttttgttactctgattattgacTTGGTgattaatttgctcacaatcactttattcactgctacaattagtttttatctatCTATTAAGACAACAcgagcggaaatatgcatcatcattctggttaaatccctgaatctcctattcgctctagacccaaatgtacaattaaagatccgaaagtatgaaatctatcttaagattatatgaaacagaaccccaccggaaacctatggctatcatacattaattgtctttattacattacaattgaatggccgtagacacgttgttagcagagaaaaaaggcggttgtgttatgtttggagacgcatattgtacttacatcctgaataacactgattctaatggtattgtggcgaaggcgctacacggccttcagagtctcagctaactctggtatagattcttcctcttggaattggctagacgaaatgtctggaaaatggaaatctgttctcatgtccacagctgtttcctttatcattgagatggctgtgattctcttgtttggtttttgcgttatcccactggttagaggtctcatcatgcgtgcgacctcagcaacactctcgtatcaaatgacacaatgcactatgttcaaaaaccccaactctaattcacgtaatgactttgacaatggtcttaggctatctgatcacaaaatataatctgatacaaatatgattatgagcttattttcttcgcatgccaatacagaggttattcttgtttaactacccaccaaaaacagctcgcaaccttttgtccctaagttacttgcattttatgtgaaggtgtattttgaatcttgatgagttaatacccttattgtttcatttgcaaggatcttttattattacagaatatgatgttgacaatttttattcctttatggtttgattaatgtgtaatcaaaaggggggagtgttatgggaaaaattgtctcttccttatttctatgtgtcttccttatttctatgcagttattatacgagttatgacttatgttctgcaattaatatcttatgttttgtcttactgtatgcatttgacatttcacctagattgttcaatggttgtctctgcctgatagactctcaactctagctcccaaacccaaggtcggggagttgtgtctctgtctgttgagacttggtgctcctttctcacagatagttggacgtcagcgatgcaggtgtgagaaagtaaaaatcttcacacacactgcgacagggaggagatggtgcatgtaatttgattgggttagaaagacattccaccctagtcggacagagaagctaaaaggcagaagcaacttgaggatcgtgggctctttgcatcacaccttcgtggtgtgtgcactgatctccccagctggtttttggtttgttgatgtgcacgatcaacatccatgctttttatttgctttccccattatttttattttctttattatttcaataaatcgcacaaaaggacaactctctctcatctacttctttatggaaaatttccaccacagcgcCCCCGGTGCTCCCGCTCCCGCCTCACCTCTCCCGATGGACACCCCCCGCTGCAGGACGCAGATGTAGAGCTGCAGGGTGAGCTGGGGGGCCGAGCCCAGGAAGGCCTGGATGACGGAGGTGCGGGCGAAGGCTGCTCTGTGCGTGAACAGCTTCCCCTCCGCCTGCCCCACCTGCCGCTCCACCTCCTCAGACTGACCCCCACGGGGCATCTGCTTCTTCCTGGTGATGCTGACATAAGGCTCCTCCACTCGGCCCACGCTGCCATAGATACAGAACGCCTCCAGACACCTACGGTGGGACAACAGCAGCGAGGATCAGAAGGATCTGCAGGGTTGTTCAGTATCTGcagtgagaagctgcagcttagCTTTGCTGTACCCGAGGTAAATACTCAAAACAATCACTAATTGTGTTAGCGAAAATATATTAATCAGTTAATTGTTTTTTCAGTTACTGAGCGAAAAGCAGTGAAATGCTTAAAACGTTCAACAAGCATCTACTGTATTTTTGTCACATCAatatctgtttgtttttatgccgGAGCACTTTGTTATATTGAACAGCCACAGTCTGACAGTGAAATGCTAAAGTGATGTCGGCAAAGAGCCAGAGGTTGAGGCGGCTGAGTGTCGCTGAGGAACTGGCAGCGGCAGAGGATCAGAGGATCCCAGCCACACGGCAGTGGAGGACGCACGAGCCCGAGCGCCCGTCACAGTAAACACTCGACTCGACCCCCGCGTTGCCTGCGTCACTCTCAGCTCAAGCCTCTTGAGTTTTACAGCTGCAATAAAACCCCTGTTAAGATTATTCTGTCAAACTACAGGCCAGGAAACACTGACGTGGTCCAACGGGGTCAAAGGAGCAAGCGTGGGTCCAGCCCAGTAAtctacaggaagctgcagggagCTGAGGGCTCATTGGAGGGTGGTGCCGTTAGATGGAAGCTGCAGGATGAGACGCGGAGGaggaagcgccgccgccgcNNNNNNNNNNNNNNNNNNNNNNNNNACtcctctctcactgtctctctctctctccctctctctctctctccctctctctcactcttactctctctctctctctcactctctctctccctctctctctctctctctctcctcgagTGCTGAGCTTTCTAGTCTGAAAACATCTACAACAACTTGAAGTGCATTTAACTACAGTGTAAATTGAAATGGGCAATGATGCAGTAAGTGGTAAAGCCTGGAAGCTGAACATCCACTTtagcacagacacaaaacaagaccATTTTCTATTGCAACTACGCTGAATGTGATTATCTAAACCCCAAACAAAAACCAGCCGTCCCTCCACCCCCACGCGGGTCTCAGTATCGGTTCTGGTGCCGCGGCGTCCACTTATCCAGCTCCCACCCAGGGACCGTCAGAGGGAAGGAATGGCCctcacacaaagacactgaACAGAGGGAACTCGGACTGGTccggctgcagcaggtccaccaGGAAGCAGACGGTCCCCGACAGGCCTTCAAACAGGCTGTAGACGCTGGTGAGCGAGCGGGAGCCTGCCTTGAACTCCTCAGTGAAGAGGAACTCTGCAAAcctgtgggagaaaaaaaaaacgcaggtTCTGGAATCAAACATCACATCGACATATGACCTTAACCCCAATTCTAGTAAAATGGGCTGGATTCTTCCAGAGGAACTTGAACCCAGGACCTCTGTGTTTCACAGGTCGAGGGCCTCTTGCCTCTGAGCGCGGTAGAGGTACTTGGAGTTTCCCGTGAGCCGgtacagcagcaggaagacgtAGGCGCTGCCGGCGACTCCGTGGCAGATCCCAGGCCCCTTCTTCAGCAGGCCCTTCTGCCACACCAGCTCCCCGCTGCGGATGCACGTGTCCAGGTACTGGGGCTTCTTGTTGATCAGGTAGGCCTTGGCAAAGAGATACGCCACGCCTGCACCACAGGAGACACTCAGGTCAAAGCTGGTCCCACGGGGCGGCGGCGAGGGCGGCGGCGAGGGCGGCGCCGTGGGCGGCCGCGAGCTCACCCGGGGCGCCGTGGCACCAGTGCACCAGCTCGTTCTCCCTCTCGATGATGGCGCCCAGCTCCGCGGGCCAGTTGCAGTTCTGCTCCTGGTTCATGAGGAAGTCCACGCTCTGCCACACCAGGTCCCTCTCGGCGCCGCTGAGCACGTCCTGGTGGctgagcagcatctgcagcaccGACGACAGGCCGTGGGCCGCGCCTGGTGGACGGacggagagacagacagacagacagacagacagacacagacacagacacacacacacacacacacacacacacacacacacacacacacacacacacacacacacacacacacacacacagtcaccagACCAGATGCATTTGCTGCGTGTGAGTTTCCTCCAGTCAACGCTTTCatgcaaattattattattattattattattattattattattattattattattattattattattattattattacgtaTTTGGACAGATTTCTCCTCCGCGCTGCTGAACACATGCAGAGCAAACGCTGCTCCCTGACGTGGGAGAGTCTGAGGACGACCTCCACATCGGTACATTACTGACaccaagcaaaacaaaagcccaACCAGTGCAGCGCAGGCAGACCGTGGCACATGCAGCAGCGTTGCTCCGGGTGTGTCTGCCCTTGAACGGGTCTCATCCTGACTTTcaccctcgtcctcctcggggACGCGTGTGCAGAACCATGCAACAGTCAGCGAGGCTGTGCTTACTATGAATCTGTCGGCCTGAAACGCTAGGATCTCCAAGCGTCTTCATCCGATGCAGTcaaagagaggagaggcggCTTTACACACGTCAACCCAGCAGTCAGTGAATCCTCCCCTGTGTGCGTgtcctaatgtgtgtgtgatgtcattaAGGACAGTATATCAGAACTATGCTCCTACCGAGATACTCGGTCCCATAGTATGAATACATGAGGGGGAacggcttcctcttcctcctggcaTACTGTCGTCCTGACTCGATGATGGCCTGGCAAATAGATTTGATTTGGTCTTTGCTCAGAATCTGTGGATGCAAAACACAAAGGTGAAATCTGAAATCGGAACTCTGCTGCGACAGCGTGGTTGCGGTCCTCCCGTCAGGCGCTCACCTCGATGCCCAGCTTCTGTCTGAGGACCAGGGCGGCGCACAGGTACCCAGCCCTCCCCACGAACAGCTCGTCTGAGCCGCACTCCAGGAAATGAATGGGCGCGCACACCTCCCACAGGTTGCGAAATTTCGTCAGGGGCTTAACGAAATCGGCCAAACCCAGGGACTTGTATATGAGCGCGGCCGCGGCGTAGACGCCCGCGCCGCCGAGCAGGAAGGCTGCGCGCATGTTCTGGTCCGGCTCCGCGTCCGCGTATCTCACCGACGCGTCGATGATCTGCTTGGCCGTCTTCAGGTACGCGTCCCGGTGCTTGGAGAACAGCGGGCACTCGCTGACGTGGTACAGCATGTACGCCACCCCGGCCGGCCCGTCGTACAGCCCTCCGTCGCAGTCGCCGGCGTCGACGGGGACCTTTCTCAGGATCCTATCGATGGTGGCGACCACCGTGGGCACGGCGGCCTCTGCGCCCTGGCCCGGGAGCAGCGCGCCTCTGTAGTCGGAGAAACGGTTCGCGAAGCAGCGAGTGTTTTCCATCACCGGTGAAATGACTGGCCCGCGTCGACAGCCCAGATATGTGGCCCGCTCAAGGTATCCGGGGAAGGATGAGAGGGAACGACTTCTGACAGCTCATCCAATCCCCGCAGCTCTCTGCTGATTGGATGCCAGCAGCGATGGTTCATCCTCGCTCATCCACCTGAAACCTGTCTGCAACGAGCTGCACGGGCCAAGTGTGGCTGTCAGGAATTAAAAAGAGGTCAAAGCGCTTAATTAAAAGTCCTAATTAAGAAATAGACATTATTTTAGATTTCAGAAAGAGACAAGTTAATGTATTAGATAAATTTAACACTCGACACACgacagagataaaaaaaaaaagatgccgGTGCAACAGATGCTCGTTCCTCCAGGAAAGTGTTGACTCATTCTCTTGTGTTTTCAGTTCATCGGCTTCGCCAGCAGATGGCGACAGACGCTGGCAGCTCGGCGGGatctgtccgtggtgctgaagagGACATGGAGCGGCTCCATCACTCGGTTTGACCTTTGTTTTGAgactgaaacaaaacacacaattatgTCTTACACAAAAATGTAACTTGTTTACCTGTGATATATCGACTGGATGTAGGCGGTAAACGTATTAAGCTGTGAGGCCTGAAAGatgatgaaaactatttaatgTGACTGCAGGCATAGTGAAGGGAAACACCTATCAGTTAGACAGTTATAGTAGGAATCagcacatattatatatattatattatactatattatattacccatccatccatttgcTGGTGCCTATTCCAGCTGTCTTttggcgagaggcagggtacaccctgggcaggtcgccagtccatcacttgcacacacagacagacaaactatcattcacacacacacactcacacctatgggcaatttagagtgaccaatcaacctaatgcatggtTAATCTGGACCGTGGGAGGGAgtcggagaacctggagagaacccacgcgaaacacgaggagaacatgcaaactgttatattatattatattatattatattatattatattatattatattatattatattatattatattatattatattatattatattatattatattatattatattaatttattgaGGCTTCATCATATCGGTTATTGATAACAATGATGAGTCTCCCAAACAGAACATGTTTATTGAAATATTCAACAGAAGAGTGGAATCATCAGACGCAGGTgcacaaaaagatgaaaagatggCGAATGTCCTGTTGGAAAAAGGAAACATCCCGTAGtataaaaatcattttaatcttGTGGAAATTCCCTTTTGTAATGGCAAGTCATGGATTCGCTCCAAGATGGAGGtgtacatttttttgtgttagaaaataaaagaaaatgtgatCACAGGTTTCACCACAAGAAAGAAACGATTGGACAAAACTCAAGAACAGAAATAACCAGAAACAGGAACATTCAAAAAAGACAGGGGAGTTGTAATACAAAATTCTATACATGCAAACCACAGATAACAAAGCCCAGTACATCGCTCTAAACtacaaacacatcaaacacaggAGTTCCACCTGAGGTATCAGTTGAACTCATTACCACTTTGTGCCATTTCCAAGATGATTCAAGTGGTTATCTGAGTTGAAATAGTGTGTGAAAAGCTTTGACTgatattttcatttgaaattgtttttttttacccattTAAAGATAAAGAAAGTACAAATGCCATGGAGATACAAAGCAAATGTCATCTCATGAATACAgaactaattaaattttttACCACATGTTTTCTTGAAAACTGAAAAGCCATATAATGCAAATTGAATTGAAACTTTTCCCAAACCAGAAGACACAGACGCGGAGGATAGTGGAACAAAGTGATGAAGAGACCGTCTTGACATCAAAGAACTGACGGAAAGTGAAAGAATGACGTTGACCTCAGAGATATGAAAAACCTATTCTTGGTCCATCTAGCTTTTACTGTTTgtaaattcaaataaaagcttGATTCACTTTGATGAAGACTCAAACAAATTGTGGAAAATGAATTATACacatacgtgtgtgtgggggaaaCACAAGTCTGTTGCCATTTTGTGCTTTgataacattttaaacaaatttgcCTAAAGTTCTCAGATTCCAGCTAAGAGGACCATATTTTCATCTGTCTTATCTACTGCGTCCATACAAGAAAACTCC
This genomic interval from Betta splendens chromosome 21, fBetSpl5.4, whole genome shotgun sequence contains the following:
- the LOC114847687 gene encoding lanC-like protein 3, with the translated sequence MENTRCFANRFSDYRGALLPGQGAEAAVPTVVATIDRILRKVPVDAGDCDGGLYDGPAGVAYMLYHVSECPLFSKHRDAYLKTAKQIIDASVRYADAEPDQNMRAAFLLGGAGVYAAAALIYKSLGLADFVKPLTKFRNLWEVCAPIHFLECGSDELFVGRAGYLCAALVLRQKLGIEILSKDQIKSICQAIIESGRQYARRKRKPFPLMYSYYGTEYLGAAHGLSSVLQMLLSHQDVLSGAERDLVWQSVDFLMNQEQNCNWPAELGAIIERENELVHWCHGAPGVAYLFAKAYLINKKPQYLDTCIRSGELVWQKGLLKKGPGICHGVAGSAYVFLLLYRLTGNSKYLYRAQRFAEFLFTEEFKAGSRSLTSVYSLFEGLSGTVCFLVDLLQPDQSEFPLFSVFV